In [Clostridium] cellulosi, one genomic interval encodes:
- a CDS encoding putative secreted protein (Hypothetical protein) encodes MSRIAKFISGVVISSVLLCTIASAKVPPSHISDRR; translated from the coding sequence ATGAGTAGGATAGCTAAATTTATTTCCGGAGTTGTGATAAGTTCAGTATTATTGTGTACAATTGCATCAGCAAAAGTACCGCCATCACATATTTCAGACCGCAGGTAA
- a CDS encoding hypothetical protein (Family membership), protein MMSNNYDFVKTDELNTAVINPDTGFWMILNSTALNIFKLYVEGKNEKEIVRLLSSHYGIPKDIIQQDVALCLDNIKREISKYNTAYNKKGENNGFNRQLTIHITNSCNLNCPYCFKDANHISKRKNLLSVADLYNAISVAIEQGFGEIVLTGGEPTIRTDFEEMLDQLSVFKSKAKFSLVTNGTTMLKDTVIDKMCSFFDSIQISLDSFDEEKNSVTRGKGSLAKISSFVNQLKRNGYKNFYYACTPYTEGMKYPSTVQDLPMMLRYAANTGSMGLYVNHLKPDGRMQVDDYLNFNEESFWSSVDKMYDEFSILYKAGFNKKDLGIDFTCAVAGDYAHIASQNTHSPNCGLGINELALDSDGNVYPCSALIFDEFIQGNIFNENFGDIIVRTREKFNQLTVDKIEKCNGCSLRMICGGGCRAMAYYIKGDLNKCDPNCDSCRKRILKWMNMTLISTANSLKDRK, encoded by the coding sequence ATGATGAGTAACAATTATGATTTCGTAAAGACCGATGAATTGAATACTGCAGTTATAAATCCTGATACGGGCTTTTGGATGATACTGAATTCAACTGCACTCAATATTTTTAAATTATATGTTGAAGGCAAAAATGAAAAAGAAATCGTCCGGTTGTTATCTTCACATTATGGCATCCCAAAAGACATCATTCAACAAGATGTTGCTTTATGTTTAGATAATATCAAACGCGAAATTTCAAAGTATAATACAGCCTATAATAAGAAAGGCGAAAACAATGGATTTAATCGTCAATTAACTATCCATATAACAAATTCATGTAATTTAAACTGTCCATATTGTTTTAAAGATGCTAATCATATAAGTAAGCGAAAAAATTTGCTATCGGTTGCTGATTTATATAATGCGATTTCTGTGGCTATTGAGCAGGGCTTTGGAGAAATTGTCCTTACTGGTGGTGAACCTACGATTAGGACAGATTTTGAGGAAATGTTAGATCAACTATCTGTTTTTAAGTCCAAGGCAAAGTTCTCATTAGTCACAAATGGAACAACTATGCTGAAAGATACCGTAATCGATAAAATGTGCTCATTTTTTGATTCAATCCAAATTTCGCTTGATTCTTTTGATGAAGAAAAAAATTCAGTAACAAGAGGGAAAGGCTCTCTTGCAAAAATAAGTTCATTTGTAAATCAACTTAAAAGGAACGGTTATAAAAATTTTTATTATGCGTGTACCCCATATACAGAAGGTATGAAATACCCATCAACTGTGCAGGATTTACCAATGATGCTGCGTTATGCTGCTAACACAGGAAGTATGGGGCTTTACGTAAATCATTTAAAGCCCGATGGCCGTATGCAAGTCGATGATTATTTAAATTTCAACGAGGAATCATTTTGGTCATCGGTCGATAAAATGTACGACGAATTTTCTATTCTTTACAAGGCTGGTTTTAATAAGAAAGATTTAGGGATCGATTTTACTTGTGCTGTTGCCGGGGATTATGCTCATATTGCAAGTCAAAATACCCATAGCCCAAATTGTGGGCTTGGGATTAATGAATTAGCGCTTGATAGCGATGGAAATGTTTATCCTTGTAGTGCATTAATATTCGATGAGTTTATACAAGGTAATATTTTTAACGAAAATTTTGGGGATATAATTGTCCGAACAAGGGAGAAGTTTAACCAACTCACAGTGGATAAAATTGAGAAATGTAACGGTTGCTCATTAAGGATGATATGCGGTGGCGGATGTAGGGCGATGGCGTATTACATAAAAGGGGATCTGAATAAATGTGACCCGAACTGTGACAGTTGTAGGAAAAGAATATTAAAGTGGATGAATATGACATTGATCTCTACTGCAAATAGTTTAAAAGATCGGAAGTGA
- the rbr3A gene encoding Reverse rubrerythrin-1 (High confidence in function and specificity), with amino-acid sequence MKKWVCPVCGYVYEGENPPEKCPQCGAPGEKFTEKKEDAMEWADEHKIGVAKGIDPQVIEGLKANFTGECSEVGMYLAMSRQADREGYPEVAEAYKRIAFEEAEHAAKFAELLGEVVLPDTKKNLEMRVEAEYGACKGKKDLATLAKKLGYDAIHDTVHEMCKDEARHGKAFKGLLDRYFK; translated from the coding sequence ATGAAAAAATGGGTATGTCCAGTATGTGGTTATGTTTATGAAGGCGAGAATCCGCCGGAGAAGTGCCCTCAGTGCGGAGCACCTGGTGAGAAATTCACCGAAAAGAAAGAGGATGCGATGGAGTGGGCCGATGAACACAAAATCGGTGTCGCAAAGGGCATTGATCCTCAGGTTATCGAAGGCTTAAAGGCTAACTTCACTGGTGAATGCTCTGAAGTAGGTATGTACCTCGCAATGTCCCGTCAGGCTGACAGAGAGGGATATCCTGAAGTTGCTGAGGCTTATAAGAGAATCGCCTTTGAAGAGGCTGAACATGCGGCAAAGTTTGCTGAGCTCTTGGGCGAAGTAGTACTGCCGGATACAAAGAAGAACCTCGAAATGAGAGTCGAAGCTGAATACGGTGCCTGCAAAGGCAAAAAGGACCTTGCAACTCTTGCCAAGAAGCTCGGCTATGACGCCATCCATGACACCGTACATGAGATGTGCAAAGACGAGGCAAGGCATGGCAAAGCGTTCAAGGGCCTCCTCGACAGATATTTTAAGTAA
- a CDS encoding peptidase S11 D-alanyl-D-alanine carboxypeptidase 1 (High confidence in function and specificity) — protein MKSKLVVTMAFSMLFTYITASSGAALISKAADPASDPSAPQITAEAAIVADADTGYIYYNKNMHQKMYPASITKILTGLVAVENGHDSDIITINGNIGEGMPSDAARIYLEDGEVITQEEALYTMFLASANDSANALALHIGGTIEKFVNMMNERAKELGAVDSHFSNPSGLPDKNNVTSAYDMAIITKKALQEPALMKYFGAKSYTMPATNKREPIAFSTLHKMMKNTIYKYEGTIAGKTGWETMSGHTLVTAAKRNGRTLICVVLKSSNGNTVYKDTRALLDYAFAKEIDTSSAQYLASPLKKVQAETTSNPIKNVPPPSSVKLNAGQKDKDMAGPAIVLICSVCLFILLISFGRKTIAIRKR, from the coding sequence ATGAAGAGCAAATTAGTAGTTACTATGGCTTTTTCAATGCTATTTACATATATAACAGCAAGCAGCGGTGCAGCCTTGATTTCAAAGGCTGCTGACCCCGCATCAGACCCGTCCGCCCCGCAGATAACCGCCGAAGCCGCAATTGTCGCCGACGCGGATACGGGTTATATTTACTACAACAAAAATATGCACCAAAAAATGTATCCTGCCAGTATAACAAAGATACTGACAGGGCTGGTCGCGGTTGAAAACGGGCACGACAGCGACATTATAACGATTAACGGGAACATAGGCGAGGGAATGCCCAGCGACGCGGCACGCATCTACCTCGAGGACGGCGAAGTGATAACGCAGGAAGAAGCGCTTTATACCATGTTCCTCGCCTCGGCAAATGACTCTGCGAATGCGCTTGCCCTGCACATCGGGGGCACAATAGAGAAATTCGTAAATATGATGAATGAGCGCGCAAAGGAACTCGGCGCGGTTGACAGTCATTTCTCTAACCCCAGCGGGCTTCCCGACAAAAACAACGTGACAAGTGCATATGACATGGCCATTATCACAAAAAAGGCCCTTCAAGAGCCAGCCCTTATGAAATATTTCGGCGCAAAAAGCTATACTATGCCGGCTACAAATAAGCGTGAGCCTATCGCGTTTTCAACATTGCACAAAATGATGAAAAACACGATTTACAAATATGAAGGGACAATCGCGGGAAAAACCGGCTGGGAAACCATGTCCGGCCACACGCTGGTAACGGCAGCAAAACGAAACGGGCGAACGCTTATCTGCGTTGTTTTAAAAAGCAGCAACGGCAATACGGTCTATAAAGACACACGGGCACTTCTTGATTACGCGTTTGCAAAAGAAATCGACACTTCTTCAGCCCAATATCTGGCCTCACCTCTAAAAAAAGTGCAGGCGGAAACCACATCGAATCCAATTAAAAATGTTCCACCTCCGTCGTCCGTCAAGCTGAATGCTGGCCAAAAGGATAAGGATATGGCTGGACCGGCAATTGTTCTTATATGCTCCGTTTGCCTTTTTATTCTGCTTATCTCCTTTGGGCGAAAAACAATTGCCATCAGAAAGAGATAA
- the prfC gene encoding Peptide chain release factor 3 (High confidence in function and specificity), whose translation MSSDNTLLNEINRRRTFAIISHPDAGKTTLTEKLLLYGGAIRLAGAVKGRKAQKHAVSDWMEIEKQRGISVTSSVMQFEYEGFHINILDTPGHQDFSEDTYRTLVAADSAVMLIDGAKGVEAQTIKLFHVCRMRGIPIFTFINKMDRFCKDPFELMEEIENTLGIRSCPMNWPIGNGVDFKGVYNRSKAQIELFENSGHGQNIVASEVGSVGDEHFREVIGDKLYDKLCEDIELLDMAGDPFDLEKVKRGELTPLYFGSAMTNFGVQPFLEDFLRLAPPPSAHKSDIGEIAPDSDEFSGFIFKIQANMNPAHRDRIAFMRICSGKFEKDMMVKQMRTGKTIKLSQPQQFLAQDRNAVEEAYAGDIIGLFDPGIFKIGDTLCSPKLNFNFEGIPMFPAEHFANVSIKDAMKRKQFLKGMEQISQEGAIQLFKRPDAAYETLIVGVVGVLQLEVLEYRLKNEYGVNIIIERLPFTYARWTEPGNLTPDQLGFTGDAMLVTDQYQRQVVLFANQWIMNRIENNNPDIKFLEIPPVYKE comes from the coding sequence GTGTCAAGTGATAACACGTTACTAAACGAAATTAATCGCAGAAGGACTTTTGCCATCATATCTCACCCTGACGCGGGAAAAACAACGCTTACCGAAAAGCTCCTGCTTTACGGGGGAGCGATAAGGCTCGCGGGCGCGGTCAAAGGGCGCAAGGCTCAGAAACACGCGGTTTCTGACTGGATGGAAATTGAGAAGCAAAGAGGTATTTCCGTCACGTCGAGCGTTATGCAGTTTGAATATGAAGGTTTTCACATAAATATCTTGGATACCCCTGGACATCAGGACTTCAGTGAGGACACATACCGCACGCTCGTGGCGGCGGACAGCGCCGTCATGCTTATCGACGGCGCAAAAGGCGTCGAGGCGCAGACAATCAAGCTCTTCCATGTCTGCCGCATGAGGGGTATACCGATTTTTACCTTCATCAACAAAATGGACCGTTTCTGCAAAGACCCGTTTGAACTGATGGAGGAAATAGAGAATACCCTCGGCATAAGGTCATGCCCGATGAACTGGCCGATAGGCAACGGCGTAGATTTTAAGGGCGTTTATAACCGGAGCAAGGCCCAAATTGAGCTTTTTGAAAACTCCGGGCATGGCCAGAACATAGTCGCTTCCGAGGTCGGCAGTGTGGGCGACGAGCATTTCCGAGAAGTTATCGGAGACAAGCTCTATGACAAGCTCTGCGAGGATATTGAGCTGCTCGACATGGCGGGTGACCCGTTCGATCTTGAAAAGGTAAAACGCGGTGAGCTGACCCCGCTTTATTTCGGCAGTGCCATGACCAATTTCGGGGTACAGCCCTTCCTTGAGGATTTCTTAAGATTGGCTCCGCCGCCGAGCGCCCATAAATCAGATATCGGCGAAATAGCGCCGGACAGCGACGAGTTCTCAGGTTTTATTTTCAAAATACAGGCGAACATGAACCCTGCCCACCGCGACCGTATCGCGTTTATGCGCATCTGTTCCGGCAAATTTGAGAAAGATATGATGGTAAAACAGATGCGGACAGGCAAGACAATCAAGCTTTCACAGCCCCAGCAGTTTCTGGCGCAGGACAGAAACGCGGTTGAAGAGGCATATGCGGGAGATATAATCGGGCTATTCGACCCGGGCATTTTCAAAATCGGCGACACGCTCTGTTCACCAAAGCTCAACTTCAATTTTGAAGGAATACCAATGTTCCCGGCCGAGCATTTTGCGAATGTATCCATTAAGGATGCAATGAAGCGCAAACAGTTTTTGAAAGGCATGGAGCAAATCTCGCAGGAGGGAGCCATACAGCTTTTCAAACGGCCTGACGCCGCATATGAAACACTGATAGTCGGCGTTGTCGGTGTCCTGCAGCTCGAGGTGCTTGAGTACCGCCTTAAGAATGAGTACGGCGTCAATATTATAATAGAAAGGCTTCCCTTTACCTATGCCAGATGGACCGAGCCGGGAAATCTGACGCCCGACCAGCTTGGATTTACAGGCGATGCTATGCTCGTCACCGACCAGTATCAGCGGCAGGTTGTTTTGTTTGCAAACCAGTGGATAATGAACCGAATCGAAAATAACAATCCGGATATAAAGTTCCTCGAAATACCGCCAGTATATAAAGAATAA
- a CDS encoding hypothetical protein (High confidence in function and specificity), whose amino-acid sequence MYNCISKSTAITYFRPQVTQTYISEYTKEDIYQLKEFHKIVLRQRLINLNSDGTVSINKKAYIIAKDKNTFQKYLQSVNEINDIIKLGIVSVNKNFEFKALPRDEITKTIYNRDKELQQNGILSDNKFDPQQHINYSFTSSLSANPLTSAMLTLTSSSSTLPTLYAFDTACQNHETLAALYNSLSAFMFPPTAYSTTVGWWVSKVREGGAWDYKSVSGYKPWNKKWNAVQRWTTSVKTSEWFGNYNYGFTGHYLFSLNILLAGGDGVSLVIHHALDDPEDKAAVKQGYNEYA is encoded by the coding sequence GTGTACAATTGCATCAGCAAAAGTACCGCCATCACATATTTCAGACCGCAGGTAACTCAAACTTACATTAGTGAATATACCAAAGAGGATATATATCAACTTAAAGAATTTCACAAAATTGTTTTAAGACAGAGATTAATAAACTTAAATTCTGACGGAACCGTATCGATTAACAAAAAAGCATACATAATAGCTAAAGATAAAAATACATTTCAAAAATATCTTCAAAGTGTGAATGAAATAAATGATATTATTAAATTGGGTATAGTGTCGGTAAACAAAAATTTTGAATTTAAAGCTTTGCCAAGGGATGAAATTACAAAAACTATTTATAACAGAGATAAAGAATTGCAGCAAAATGGTATTTTAAGCGATAACAAATTTGATCCACAACAGCACATTAATTATTCTTTTACATCATCATTAAGTGCTAATCCGCTCACTTCTGCTATGCTTACTCTTACTTCTAGTTCATCTACATTACCTACCCTGTATGCCTTTGATACTGCTTGTCAAAATCACGAAACACTAGCTGCTCTTTATAATAGTTTATCAGCATTTATGTTTCCACCTACTGCTTATTCAACTACAGTTGGTTGGTGGGTTTCTAAAGTTAGGGAAGGTGGAGCTTGGGATTATAAATCCGTATCAGGCTATAAACCTTGGAACAAAAAATGGAATGCAGTACAAAGATGGACTACATCCGTTAAGACCAGTGAATGGTTTGGTAATTACAATTATGGATTTACCGGGCATTATTTATTTTCATTAAATATTTTATTAGCCGGCGGTGATGGAGTAAGTCTTGTAATTCATCATGCTTTGGATGACCCGGAAGATAAGGCGGCTGTAAAACAAGGTTATAATGAATATGCATAA
- a CDS encoding putative membrane protein (Hypothetical protein), translating into MSSEVYISPVVAGPSPDISNDTNKCVVGQNCSTGFATIVIVGGGVLVAVAVYCPPAVVVATVAT; encoded by the coding sequence ATGAGCAGTGAAGTATACATTTCTCCTGTAGTTGCCGGCCCTTCACCTGATATTTCCAATGACACAAATAAATGTGTTGTTGGGCAGAATTGTTCTACAGGATTTGCTACTATTGTCATTGTTGGCGGTGGGGTACTTGTTGCTGTTGCAGTTTATTGCCCACCGGCAGTTGTTGTAGCAACAGTTGCCACATAA
- a CDS encoding hypothetical protein (Family membership), with protein sequence MRITQEGDYALRVVLYLYRYGMGKRIEAKAISSHENVPQRFLLKLLRKLAAAGIIESYKGYGGGYAITRPPETVSILDVLEAIEGPVIINKCLGDESACNAGRAKTCQMHKALESVQNKLIKELSAINFKKLLNQNFK encoded by the coding sequence ATGAGAATAACTCAAGAAGGAGATTATGCTCTCAGAGTTGTCCTTTATCTTTACAGATATGGAATGGGCAAACGAATTGAGGCCAAAGCAATATCCAGCCATGAAAATGTGCCTCAGAGGTTTCTTTTAAAACTGCTGAGGAAACTTGCAGCCGCGGGCATAATCGAGTCTTATAAAGGATACGGTGGTGGTTACGCTATTACAAGGCCACCTGAAACAGTAAGTATCCTGGATGTATTGGAGGCCATTGAAGGCCCAGTGATAATCAACAAGTGCCTTGGGGACGAATCCGCATGCAATGCTGGAAGGGCAAAAACTTGTCAAATGCACAAGGCGCTTGAATCTGTTCAAAATAAGCTGATTAAAGAGTTGTCAGCAATAAATTTTAAAAAATTGCTAAATCAAAATTTTAAGTAG
- a CDS encoding putative membrane protein (Hypothetical protein), which yields MKYFARLNLMALLYGFALFAQTELMVNAYRLERITHWFSFAINGIAVLILFVLFTIALCVLTKKYLDKRKMRYILLILWLPYYVILTFLFSCLFPMTNRADEPSPVLGLILIGIWIAYPLYIAVINLIFPRKSIPQ from the coding sequence ATGAAATACTTTGCAAGGTTGAATCTCATGGCGCTTTTATATGGCTTTGCCCTATTTGCGCAGACCGAGCTGATGGTAAATGCATATCGTTTGGAGAGAATAACACATTGGTTTAGTTTCGCTATAAACGGGATAGCGGTTTTAATCTTATTTGTCCTCTTTACGATCGCACTATGCGTTTTAACAAAGAAGTATCTGGACAAAAGAAAGATGAGATACATACTGTTGATCCTTTGGCTGCCTTATTATGTAATCTTAACATTTTTATTCTCTTGCCTATTCCCTATGACCAATCGGGCAGATGAGCCTTCTCCTGTATTAGGCCTTATATTGATTGGCATATGGATTGCCTACCCTCTCTATATTGCGGTTATCAATTTGATATTTCCGCGGAAGTCGATACCGCAGTAA